Proteins from a genomic interval of Nautilia sp. PV-1:
- a CDS encoding aminotransferase class IV, translating into MRFIETVLITEKIENIEFHNKRMNKTRYDFFKATPLNLKDFIEIRKNKRVRVTYSKNIEKIEYFDLQKREFNTFKLIESDIEYSYKYADRTKLNALKDERYDEIIIVKNGLVTDTTISNLAFFDGGKWYTPKTPLLKGTKREELLQKGFLLLKDIRPEEIKKYHKFAMLNAIIGFMEIDINCIKTG; encoded by the coding sequence ATGAGGTTTATCGAAACAGTACTTATAACAGAAAAAATAGAAAATATTGAGTTTCACAATAAAAGAATGAATAAAACAAGATATGATTTTTTTAAAGCCACTCCTCTGAATTTAAAAGACTTCATAGAAATACGAAAAAACAAAAGAGTAAGGGTTACTTATTCTAAAAACATCGAAAAAATAGAATATTTTGATTTGCAAAAAAGAGAATTTAATACATTCAAATTAATAGAATCGGACATCGAATATTCCTACAAATATGCGGACAGAACAAAACTAAACGCCTTAAAAGACGAACGTTATGATGAAATAATTATTGTTAAAAACGGGCTTGTTACCGACACAACCATTTCTAATCTAGCATTTTTCGACGGCGGTAAATGGTACACTCCCAAAACTCCTCTGCTTAAAGGGACAAAAAGGGAAGAACTGCTTCAAAAAGGCTTTTTGCTTTTAAAAGACATTCGCCCTGAAGAGATTAAAAAATATCATAAATTCGCCATGCTAAATGCGATAATAGGATTTATGGAAATTGACATAAACTGTATTAAAACCGGCTGA
- the glnA gene encoding type I glutamate--ammonia ligase produces the protein MSAKKFLQECREKEIEFIDFRFTDIKGVWHHVTYDIDAIDEEVLQNGIPFDGSSIPAWQPINESDMILKPDLEIGTHFVDPFTADPTMVVFCDVHNTDGTPYEKCPRSIAKKALKYMEEQNIGDVAYFGPENEFFVFDNIVIRDEVNSQCYEVDSSEGVWNDYAEWGDELNIGHRPRTKGGYFPVPPTDSMMDLRAEMVKVLKEVGLETFVVHHEVAQAQGEIGVKFGTLVEAADNVQKLKYVVKMVAHLNGKTATFMPKPLYGDNGNGMHTHQSIWKDGKNLFYQEGAYANLSDVAKKYIAGVFAHADAVAAFTNASMNSYKRLQPGFEAPNILAYSAKNRSASCRIPFGAGEKSVRTEFRFPDSTANPYLAFTVMLLAGLDGIKNNLEIYEAAREPLNEDLFELTLDEIKERGIRTLPATLREAIYAVEDELKDPNSFLKPVMTDDFIKTYIDYKYETEIIPVEGRPHPYEFITSYSC, from the coding sequence ATGAGCGCAAAAAAATTCTTACAAGAATGTAGAGAAAAAGAGATCGAATTTATTGATTTTAGATTTACTGATATTAAAGGTGTATGGCATCACGTAACTTACGACATTGATGCTATTGATGAGGAAGTTTTACAAAACGGAATTCCTTTTGACGGAAGTTCAATTCCTGCATGGCAGCCTATTAACGAATCTGACATGATTTTAAAACCTGATTTGGAAATAGGAACTCACTTCGTAGATCCTTTCACAGCTGATCCTACAATGGTAGTATTCTGCGACGTACACAATACTGACGGGACTCCTTATGAAAAATGTCCTAGAAGTATCGCTAAAAAAGCGCTTAAATATATGGAAGAGCAAAATATCGGAGACGTTGCTTACTTCGGACCTGAAAATGAATTTTTCGTATTTGACAATATTGTAATCAGAGATGAAGTGAACTCTCAGTGTTATGAAGTAGATTCAAGCGAAGGTGTTTGGAATGATTACGCTGAGTGGGGTGATGAACTGAACATCGGTCACAGACCTAGAACTAAAGGCGGATATTTCCCTGTACCACCGACTGATTCTATGATGGATTTAAGAGCTGAAATGGTTAAAGTTCTTAAAGAAGTAGGTCTTGAAACATTCGTTGTTCACCACGAAGTTGCACAGGCTCAAGGTGAAATCGGTGTTAAATTCGGAACTCTTGTAGAAGCGGCCGACAACGTTCAAAAACTAAAATATGTAGTTAAAATGGTGGCTCACCTAAACGGCAAAACTGCTACATTTATGCCAAAACCTCTATACGGAGACAACGGAAACGGTATGCATACTCACCAGTCAATCTGGAAAGACGGTAAAAACTTATTCTATCAAGAAGGCGCTTACGCTAACTTAAGCGATGTAGCTAAAAAATATATTGCAGGTGTATTTGCTCACGCTGACGCTGTAGCTGCATTTACAAACGCATCAATGAACTCATATAAAAGACTTCAGCCAGGATTTGAAGCTCCGAATATTTTAGCTTACAGTGCCAAAAACAGAAGTGCTAGCTGTAGAATTCCTTTTGGTGCGGGTGAAAAATCTGTAAGAACAGAGTTCAGATTCCCTGATTCAACTGCTAACCCTTATTTAGCGTTTACTGTAATGCTTCTTGCCGGACTTGACGGAATCAAAAACAATCTTGAAATTTATGAAGCGGCAAGAGAACCTCTAAATGAAGATCTTTTCGAGCTTACTCTTGATGAAATTAAAGAAAGAGGAATCAGAACTCTTCCTGCAACTTTAAGAGAAGCTATTTACGCTGTTGAAGACGAACTAAAAGATCCTAACAGCTTCTTAAAACCTGTTATGACAGACGATTTTATTAAAACATATATCGATTATAAATATGAAACTGAAATTATCCCAGTAGAAGGAAGACCGCATCCGTATGAATTCATCACTTCATACTCTTGCTAA
- a CDS encoding diguanylate cyclase: protein MKILILEHSLIYKKLLKQYLEKHLLFAECKCVNTFAELKELKEDFDLYLVDTVLPDAQGEQIEYLVKKKKDIIVLTQCEDNFLQQPYIEYIIDYIIKDDYHTIDYLVKFVKSLYKNRKRNVLIINDNKKDRTFQKKILKKIKLNITEASSVEEAVSKMENKKFDTIITKLNLPALNGEDLIKKVREKNDINDLPIIVISENKDEKHLIKCLKIGANDYIKKPFTREELKIRVNNIFDIYDNFRSILESSQIDKLTQVYNRNYLETSFENLFNSFKTKCIVMLDIDHFKQINDTYGHLIGDEILKHFAEILKKNVRKSDKIIRYGGEEFLLFMPSTSKQEAIIILNKIKNSLKAYKDINYTFSAGVADEGETLAEMIRIADERLYAAKKSGRNKIVFN from the coding sequence ATGAAAATCTTAATTCTTGAACACAGTCTTATTTACAAGAAACTCTTAAAACAATATTTGGAAAAGCATCTTTTATTTGCCGAATGTAAATGTGTGAATACGTTTGCCGAACTGAAAGAATTAAAAGAAGATTTTGATTTATATCTTGTAGATACGGTTTTACCGGATGCTCAGGGAGAACAGATTGAATATCTGGTTAAAAAGAAAAAAGATATAATCGTTTTAACTCAGTGTGAAGATAATTTTTTACAGCAGCCATATATTGAATATATTATTGATTATATAATTAAAGATGACTATCATACAATAGATTATCTTGTTAAATTCGTAAAAAGTTTATACAAAAACAGAAAAAGAAACGTGCTGATTATTAATGATAATAAAAAAGACAGAACTTTTCAGAAGAAAATATTAAAAAAAATAAAGCTTAATATAACCGAAGCTTCAAGTGTAGAAGAAGCAGTTTCAAAAATGGAAAATAAAAAATTCGACACTATAATCACCAAGCTTAATCTTCCTGCACTTAACGGAGAGGATTTAATTAAAAAAGTCAGGGAAAAAAATGATATAAACGATCTTCCGATTATTGTAATTTCTGAAAACAAAGATGAAAAACATTTAATCAAATGTTTAAAAATCGGAGCAAATGATTATATAAAAAAACCTTTTACAAGAGAAGAGTTGAAAATCAGGGTAAATAATATTTTTGATATTTACGATAATTTCAGGAGTATTTTAGAGTCTTCTCAGATTGACAAACTGACACAGGTTTATAACAGAAACTATCTTGAAACCAGTTTTGAAAACCTTTTTAATTCGTTTAAAACAAAATGTATAGTTATGCTTGATATTGACCATTTTAAACAGATAAATGATACATACGGACATTTAATAGGCGACGAAATTTTAAAACATTTTGCGGAAATATTAAAAAAGAACGTAAGAAAGAGTGACAAAATAATAAGATACGGGGGAGAGGAATTTTTACTTTTTATGCCTAGTACTTCAAAACAGGAAGCTATAATCATTCTTAACAAAATAAAAAATTCTTTAAAAGCGTATAAAGATATTAATTATACTTTTTCCGCCGGTGTGGCTGATGAAGGTGAAACGTTGGCAGAGATGATAAGAATTGCTGACGAACGGCTATACGCCGCTAAAAAAAGCGGTAGAAATAAAATAGTTTTTAATTAG
- a CDS encoding aminodeoxychorismate synthase component I, with protein MDLKFFLIDFEGNSYIEEVKNLRDVFFSFPYYKNHNFHSEKKCKIKNKSPISLKRYSKAFEYVIDEIKHGNTYLLNLTFPTLIKTDCNLLDIFKSSQAPFKLYFKDRFVCFSPERFVRIEKNKIYTFPMKGTIDASIPEADKKILSNIKEMAEHTMVVDLLRNDLGIIGTKVKVNSFRFIDKIKAGEKELLQVSSEIEATLPENWQYNWLDMLKKMLPAGSITGTPKKKTVEIIKKAENYERGFYTGIFGITDEKTFLDSAVIIRYIENPDNTHSQFDNLTPHAPHSYIYKSGGGITIDSNMQEEYEELIKKVYIPN; from the coding sequence GTGGATCTGAAGTTTTTTCTAATTGATTTCGAAGGAAATTCTTATATCGAAGAGGTTAAAAACCTTAGGGATGTATTTTTTTCTTTTCCTTATTATAAAAACCATAATTTTCATTCGGAAAAAAAATGTAAAATCAAAAACAAATCTCCTATAAGTTTGAAAAGATATTCCAAGGCTTTCGAATATGTAATAGACGAAATAAAACACGGAAACACGTATCTTTTAAATTTGACATTTCCGACGCTTATCAAAACAGACTGTAATTTACTAGATATTTTCAAATCGTCGCAAGCGCCTTTTAAACTATATTTTAAAGACAGATTCGTCTGTTTTTCTCCGGAAAGATTCGTACGCATAGAAAAAAACAAAATTTACACTTTTCCCATGAAAGGCACTATTGACGCTTCCATACCGGAAGCGGACAAAAAAATACTATCAAACATCAAAGAAATGGCAGAACACACTATGGTTGTAGATCTTTTAAGAAACGACCTGGGCATAATAGGAACAAAAGTCAAAGTGAACTCTTTTAGATTTATAGATAAAATTAAAGCCGGAGAAAAAGAACTGCTGCAGGTAAGCAGCGAAATAGAAGCCACGCTTCCTGAAAACTGGCAGTACAACTGGCTGGATATGCTTAAAAAAATGCTTCCGGCAGGATCAATAACCGGCACACCTAAGAAAAAAACCGTAGAAATAATTAAAAAGGCGGAAAATTATGAAAGAGGATTTTATACAGGTATATTCGGAATAACAGACGAGAAAACATTTCTGGACAGCGCTGTAATAATCAGATATATTGAAAATCCCGACAATACTCATTCACAATTTGACAATTTAACACCTCATGCACCTCACAGCTATATTTACAAAAGCGGAGGCGGCATAACTATAGACAGCAATATGCAAGAAGAATATGAAGAGCTTATAAAAAAAGTATATATTCCTAATTAA
- a CDS encoding aspartate carbamoyltransferase catalytic subunit, which produces MSKHLTHTADLSKEEILQIFSYAQNFLDFKKRDDLNGKLIINIFFENSTRTRSSFEIAAKRLGADVVNLDVARSSTSKGETLFDTAANLDAMGPDAIVVRHNRAGVPKILSKYVKCSIINAGDGAHQHPTQGLLDLFTLMQKWKSLEGKKIAIIGDIRNSRVANSDIELFTRFGAKVLLVGPPQFLPKTHLPTTNSLKEAVEFADALISLRTQTERHKNPTFSSLKDYAQNFKVSKKLLGDKDIFVMHPGPVHRNIDLDDDIMDDERCLVLEQVKNGVAVRMAILKHLLTKR; this is translated from the coding sequence ATGTCAAAACATTTAACCCATACCGCGGATTTAAGCAAAGAAGAAATATTACAAATATTCTCATATGCCCAAAATTTCCTTGATTTTAAAAAAAGAGACGACTTAAACGGCAAACTGATTATTAACATTTTTTTCGAAAACTCCACAAGAACCAGAAGCAGTTTTGAAATAGCCGCCAAAAGACTTGGAGCCGATGTTGTCAACCTTGATGTTGCCAGAAGTTCCACAAGCAAAGGCGAAACCCTTTTTGATACGGCCGCAAATCTTGACGCAATGGGTCCGGATGCAATCGTAGTAAGACATAACAGGGCAGGTGTGCCGAAAATCCTTTCAAAATACGTTAAATGCTCTATTATAAACGCAGGTGACGGAGCTCACCAGCATCCTACCCAGGGACTTTTGGATCTGTTTACTCTTATGCAGAAATGGAAAAGCCTGGAAGGTAAAAAAATTGCCATAATAGGAGATATCAGAAACAGCAGAGTGGCAAACAGCGATATAGAACTTTTCACAAGATTCGGTGCAAAGGTTCTGCTGGTAGGTCCTCCCCAGTTTTTACCAAAAACGCATCTTCCGACAACCAATTCTTTAAAAGAGGCTGTTGAATTCGCAGATGCGTTAATCAGTCTCAGAACACAGACCGAAAGACACAAAAACCCTACTTTTTCATCACTTAAGGATTATGCTCAAAACTTTAAAGTTTCTAAAAAACTTCTGGGAGACAAAGATATATTTGTAATGCATCCCGGACCGGTACACAGAAACATTGATCTGGACGACGATATAATGGATGACGAAAGATGCCTGGTATTAGAACAGGTTAAAAACGGCGTTGCCGTAAGAATGGCTATATTAAAACATCTTTTAACGAAAAGATAA
- the cmoB gene encoding tRNA 5-methoxyuridine(34)/uridine 5-oxyacetic acid(34) synthase CmoB has product MDINAVLKERQKWFEWKNIKPIHLKLEKFKNENLKVKNIKIDDVIEILIEENQEKLNEIEEIAKMMKPWRKGPFKINDLFIDTEWRSYIKWNIIKPYLNLENKDVLDVGCNNGYYMFRMLEMNPKSITGFDPSALFNLQFEFINKFIKSNIEYKLLGVEHIPFYEKKFDTIFCLGVLYHRPDPVTMLKELKAGLNPNSEVILDTLIIEGEEETALCPVRYQKMKNVYFIPTLKALYNWIEKAKFKDIEFIGKKYTDLEEQRKTEWIEGESLNNFLTEDLSKTIEGYPPPLRVYLKLKN; this is encoded by the coding sequence ATGGATATAAACGCAGTTTTAAAAGAGCGTCAAAAATGGTTCGAATGGAAAAACATCAAACCTATACACCTTAAACTTGAGAAGTTTAAAAATGAAAACTTAAAAGTAAAGAATATAAAGATAGATGATGTCATAGAGATATTAATTGAAGAAAACCAGGAAAAACTTAATGAAATAGAAGAAATAGCCAAAATGATGAAGCCTTGGAGAAAAGGGCCTTTTAAAATAAACGATCTTTTTATAGACACCGAATGGAGAAGTTATATAAAATGGAATATAATAAAACCGTATCTGAACCTTGAAAACAAAGACGTTCTAGATGTGGGATGCAACAACGGATATTATATGTTCAGAATGCTTGAAATGAATCCTAAAAGTATTACGGGATTTGACCCGAGTGCGCTTTTTAACCTTCAGTTTGAATTTATCAACAAGTTTATAAAAAGTAATATTGAATATAAACTTTTAGGCGTTGAGCATATACCTTTTTACGAAAAAAAATTTGACACAATCTTCTGTCTCGGAGTTCTTTATCACAGACCTGACCCGGTTACAATGCTAAAAGAGCTGAAAGCCGGGCTCAATCCAAACTCGGAAGTGATACTCGACACTCTCATAATAGAAGGAGAAGAAGAAACCGCCCTTTGTCCCGTAAGATATCAAAAAATGAAAAACGTCTATTTCATACCTACCCTAAAAGCTCTTTACAACTGGATAGAAAAAGCAAAATTCAAAGATATAGAATTTATAGGCAAAAAATATACCGACCTTGAAGAACAGCGCAAAACAGAATGGATTGAAGGTGAAAGTCTGAACAATTTTCTGACTGAAGATTTGAGTAAAACGATAGAGGGATACCCTCCGCCGCTTAGGGTATATTTAAAGCTGAAAAATTAA
- a CDS encoding M20/M25/M40 family metallo-hydrolase, with product MIEIFDIFYEIVKIPHCSGNTEKLKEFIINWAESCGYSCETDKAGNIRAYKNQPLFALQSHYDMVCVGEAPNIEIIEQDGWLKAKNSTLGADNGIGVAIMLYLMKRYDNLELLFTNDEEIGLIGAFNLDLEIKSGFLLNLDSEDENIYIGCAGGVDVKVKYPLNYEKCRGYCARVSINALPGGHSGVDIDKDIPNAIVELLKKIKNICSFKGGERRNSIPANAQAKVCFVSEKGDEIKIISNDYLEFLKKLPHGVLEYDFEFQVVSKSVNLAIVDDENIILSLRANSNEKLHELKEYIKQKCYGTEIEFEGEYPAWKPEISELAKILKEIMNTEYKVIHAGLECAVLKNKFPNVSMASIGPLIENPHSLNERVNIESVKKIADAVIRLIERMKNE from the coding sequence ATGATAGAAATATTTGATATTTTTTACGAAATAGTAAAAATACCTCACTGCAGCGGGAATACTGAAAAACTGAAAGAATTTATAATAAATTGGGCCGAATCCTGCGGCTACAGCTGCGAAACGGATAAAGCAGGCAATATCAGAGCGTATAAAAATCAACCTCTTTTTGCCCTTCAGAGCCATTATGACATGGTATGTGTGGGAGAAGCGCCGAATATTGAAATAATAGAACAGGACGGATGGCTGAAGGCCAAAAACTCAACACTCGGAGCTGATAACGGAATAGGTGTCGCCATAATGCTGTATCTTATGAAAAGATACGACAATCTGGAGCTGTTATTTACAAATGATGAAGAAATAGGTCTTATAGGAGCTTTTAATTTAGACCTAGAGATTAAAAGCGGATTTTTATTAAATCTTGACAGCGAAGATGAAAATATCTATATAGGATGTGCCGGCGGTGTGGATGTAAAAGTAAAATATCCTTTAAATTATGAAAAGTGCAGGGGATACTGTGCAAGAGTGAGTATAAACGCTCTTCCGGGAGGTCACAGCGGAGTAGATATCGATAAAGATATTCCAAATGCAATTGTAGAACTGTTAAAGAAAATAAAAAATATCTGCAGTTTCAAAGGAGGGGAGAGAAGAAACTCCATTCCTGCGAACGCCCAGGCCAAAGTTTGTTTCGTAAGTGAAAAAGGAGATGAAATTAAGATAATTTCCAATGATTATCTGGAATTTTTAAAAAAACTTCCCCACGGCGTGCTTGAATATGATTTTGAGTTCCAGGTGGTGAGTAAATCAGTAAATCTCGCAATTGTCGATGATGAAAATATAATACTCTCCCTTAGGGCAAACTCAAATGAAAAGCTGCATGAGCTTAAAGAATATATTAAACAGAAATGTTATGGAACCGAAATAGAATTTGAAGGCGAATATCCGGCTTGGAAGCCTGAAATAAGCGAGCTTGCAAAAATATTAAAAGAAATTATGAACACAGAATATAAAGTCATACACGCCGGGCTTGAATGTGCGGTGCTTAAAAACAAATTTCCTAATGTTTCAATGGCTTCAATAGGTCCTTTAATAGAAAATCCTCATTCCTTAAATGAAAGGGTTAATATTGAATCCGTTAAAAAAATTGCCGATGCCGTAATTCGACTGATAGAAAGGATGAAAAATGAGTGA
- a CDS encoding carbonic anhydrase, with amino-acid sequence MSEKLFSGVLNFKKEDFEVHKDLFEELKEGQKPHTFYVGCSDSRIVPNLITKTMPGEVFVVRNIANIVPPQEINDGTYKCTASILEYAVKYLEVDNILVCGHSNCGGLKALFYPPEKLEALPNVKKWLEIIDDVKEAVIDIEDSKLREWEVEQLNIIKQLDNLMTYPFVKERVESGKLNLIGWYYIIETGEVYNYNKEKNEFELIN; translated from the coding sequence ATGAGTGAAAAACTTTTTTCGGGGGTTTTAAATTTCAAAAAAGAAGATTTCGAGGTGCATAAAGATCTTTTTGAGGAATTAAAAGAAGGTCAAAAACCTCACACATTTTATGTAGGTTGCAGCGACAGCAGGATTGTTCCGAATCTTATAACCAAGACAATGCCGGGGGAAGTGTTTGTTGTCAGAAATATTGCGAATATAGTGCCGCCTCAGGAAATTAACGACGGTACTTACAAATGTACGGCCTCGATACTGGAGTATGCCGTTAAATATTTGGAAGTTGATAATATACTTGTCTGCGGACACAGTAACTGCGGGGGGTTAAAAGCTCTTTTTTATCCTCCTGAAAAATTAGAAGCTTTGCCTAACGTAAAAAAATGGCTTGAAATTATAGATGACGTAAAAGAAGCGGTAATAGATATAGAAGATTCAAAACTCAGAGAATGGGAAGTAGAACAGCTAAATATTATCAAGCAGCTTGATAATTTAATGACGTATCCGTTTGTAAAAGAAAGAGTCGAAAGCGGAAAACTTAATCTTATAGGGTGGTATTACATAATCGAAACGGGTGAAGTGTATAATTACAATAAAGAAAAAAATGAATTCGAGCTTATAAATTAA
- a CDS encoding N-acetylmuramoyl-L-alanine amidase: protein MKKFFFILFFTYLFGACNTQSINTAYKEYYKYQQQYISAILDNNNQDEIKALKGLIDCGRFLKFNISDYEKKLQKLSKNKIKSKLNLNKKSKIQSNTPNNKTKFSKYVKIYSYNPLKIRIPDKNIKYFTIKSKLYKKVIDLPNAIIAKPVFKRLPGSVTLKIAQFNKKTVRIVYYSKKSFPFKYTINNHILTINTTSKTAKKRKIQSVLEKPKVYRQNNKIIVIDPGHGGKDPGGIGVGRRMEKIAVLQIAKYLKNYLQQKGYTVYLTRKGDYFIPLKQRTHFANLKKADLFISLHCNIAPKHIKRIHGIETYFLSPTRSERAIRVARLENKEVKGLNYLDQRVILNFLNRDRMIDSNKLAIDIQQGMLSSLRSRYKYVKDGGVRPAPFWVLVGTQMPAILIETGYLTNPLEAKRLFSPAYQKKLAYGIAQGISNYFRKNP, encoded by the coding sequence ATGAAAAAATTTTTCTTTATTCTTTTTTTTACATATCTGTTCGGAGCATGCAATACACAGTCTATAAACACCGCCTATAAAGAGTATTATAAATACCAGCAGCAGTATATTTCTGCCATACTCGACAACAACAATCAAGATGAAATTAAAGCCTTAAAAGGGCTCATAGACTGCGGCAGGTTTTTAAAGTTCAATATAAGCGATTATGAAAAAAAACTTCAAAAACTTTCTAAAAATAAAATTAAAAGCAAACTGAATCTAAACAAAAAATCTAAAATTCAATCAAACACTCCGAACAATAAAACGAAATTTTCAAAATACGTAAAAATTTATTCATATAATCCTCTTAAAATCAGAATTCCCGATAAGAACATTAAATACTTTACGATAAAATCAAAACTTTACAAAAAAGTTATCGACCTTCCAAACGCAATAATCGCAAAGCCGGTATTCAAAAGACTTCCAGGCTCTGTAACGCTAAAAATAGCCCAGTTTAATAAAAAAACCGTCAGAATAGTTTATTATTCAAAAAAAAGTTTTCCATTTAAATACACTATAAACAATCACATTTTAACAATCAATACAACTTCCAAAACGGCAAAAAAAAGAAAAATTCAAAGCGTGCTTGAAAAACCGAAAGTATACAGGCAAAATAATAAAATAATCGTAATTGACCCAGGACACGGAGGCAAAGACCCGGGCGGTATAGGGGTCGGCCGCAGAATGGAAAAAATTGCCGTGCTTCAGATAGCCAAATATCTCAAAAACTATCTCCAGCAGAAAGGATATACCGTATATTTGACAAGAAAAGGTGATTATTTTATACCTTTGAAACAAAGAACACATTTTGCAAATCTTAAAAAAGCTGATCTTTTTATTTCCCTGCATTGCAATATCGCTCCTAAACATATTAAACGCATTCACGGAATAGAAACGTACTTCCTTTCCCCTACCAGAAGCGAAAGGGCGATAAGGGTGGCAAGACTGGAAAACAAAGAAGTAAAAGGGTTAAACTATCTTGACCAGAGAGTTATCCTGAATTTTCTAAACCGAGACAGAATGATAGACTCCAACAAACTGGCTATTGATATACAGCAGGGAATGCTGAGCTCTCTTAGAAGCAGATACAAATATGTAAAAGACGGAGGTGTAAGGCCGGCTCCGTTTTGGGTACTGGTCGGAACACAGATGCCGGCCATTCTTATAGAAACCGGTTATCTCACCAATCCTTTGGAAGCCAAAAGGCTTTTCAGCCCCGCCTATCAGAAAAAACTAGCATACGGTATTGCTCAGGGTATCAGTAACTATTTTAGAAAAAACCCTTAA
- a CDS encoding nitronate monooxygenase, translating into MKPLKIGKHTIEHPIIQGGMGLGISWDRLAGTVSKHGGLGVISAVGTGYYENKKYAKKLVEGRPLLEKEFYNRDALFKIVENARKICGNAPLGCNVLYAINDYGRVVRDACEAGADVIITGAGLPMDMPEYTKDFPDVALVPIVSTGRAFKLIAKRWEKRYGRIPDAVIVEGPLSGGHQGFKYEDCYKEENQLEYLVPDVREEVDKWDPNIPVIAAGGIWTHEDIIKFIKLGANGVQLGTRFALTHECDASDEFKQILLNAKKEDIVLMKSPVGYPARGIKTKLIEKVEKKEGPAIKCISNCVFPCNRGEEAKKVGYCIADRLADAYEGDEELGLYFSGAYAYKADRLLSVEELMKELTGE; encoded by the coding sequence ATGAAGCCTCTAAAAATAGGTAAACACACAATAGAACACCCTATAATTCAAGGCGGGATGGGCCTTGGAATCAGCTGGGACAGACTTGCAGGGACCGTAAGCAAACACGGCGGTCTTGGAGTAATAAGCGCAGTCGGAACCGGATATTATGAAAATAAAAAATATGCAAAAAAACTGGTAGAAGGCAGACCTCTTTTGGAAAAAGAGTTTTATAACAGAGATGCACTTTTTAAAATAGTTGAAAACGCAAGAAAAATATGCGGCAATGCACCTTTAGGATGTAACGTATTATACGCTATCAACGATTACGGAAGAGTTGTAAGAGACGCATGCGAAGCCGGAGCAGACGTAATTATTACCGGTGCAGGACTTCCTATGGACATGCCTGAATATACAAAAGATTTCCCTGATGTTGCATTGGTGCCTATCGTCTCTACGGGAAGAGCATTTAAACTGATTGCTAAAAGATGGGAAAAAAGATACGGAAGAATTCCTGACGCCGTAATAGTTGAAGGGCCGCTTAGCGGAGGACACCAGGGATTTAAATACGAAGACTGTTATAAAGAGGAAAATCAGCTTGAATATTTAGTTCCTGACGTAAGAGAAGAAGTTGACAAATGGGATCCAAACATCCCGGTTATTGCCGCCGGAGGGATATGGACACACGAAGATATTATAAAATTCATAAAACTCGGTGCTAACGGAGTCCAGCTTGGAACAAGATTCGCACTAACCCATGAATGTGATGCAAGCGACGAATTTAAACAGATTCTTCTTAACGCAAAAAAAGAAGACATAGTACTTATGAAGTCCCCTGTCGGATATCCGGCCAGAGGAATCAAAACAAAACTTATAGAAAAAGTAGAAAAAAAAGAAGGTCCTGCAATTAAATGTATTTCAAACTGCGTTTTTCCTTGTAACAGAGGCGAAGAAGCGAAAAAAGTCGGATACTGTATCGCCGACAGACTTGCGGACGCCTATGAGGGCGACGAAGAATTAGGACTTTATTTCAGCGGAGCTTACGCATATAAAGCGGACAGGCTTTTAAGTGTTGAAGAACTTATGAAAGAGCTTACCGGAGAATAA